The nucleotide sequence GGCAAATAGGTGATATAAAATGCAACAGTACAGAGTTGTTTTTGAAGGGGCGTTCTACAAAATAGTGCAGGACGATATGGCTGAAGTATTACTTTTCGAGGGTAAGCCTGTATCAGCGACTTGCGTTGAACATGGAACACATAGAGATCTAAATTGCCCCCATATAGAAAGCCTTTTAAAAAAGATTTTTTATTAACTTAACCTTTCGAGCAAATCACACTTATTTCTATTAATGAGTCTCTGGGTAATTTGGCTACTTGCACTGTGACTCGGGCTGGAGGTCTGTTTGGAAAATATGTTGAGTATACTTCATTAAAGTCATTGAACATATTCAGATCTTTTAGGTAAACGTTAGACATTACCACGTCTTGTAGAGTGAATCCAGCTGATTCAATTATCGCCTTTAGATTCTCCATCACAGCTTTAGTCTGTTCTTTTATTCCGCCCTTTACAAGTTCACCTGTCTTTGGGTCTATTGGTATTTGACCTGAAACGAATAGGAAATTTCCTACCTTAATAGCTTGAGAATATGGACCTATGGGTTTTGGAGCCTTTTCTGTATATATTACATCCATAATTTATACTCGATAGAGAGGAATAATATAGTTTTCACTTTCAACGAGCAAGATGTAGCTGGTAGTGAAGGGCTATAATCAGGTCTCTTTCAGTTACAATAGCAGTAGGTACATTATCATTATCAACAACTATTAATGAACCTATTCTCTCTAACAACATTTTTGCTGCTGCTTCATTTATAGACTTATTAGGATCTATGGTATGTACATTAGGAGTTTTAATATCCTTTATTTTCTCGTAATAAAATGTATCTAAGCTGTTTTTTGAGAGATGTTTCAAGAAGTTCTTAAGTATGTCTGCAGCGGTAATTACACCTACGAGTTTACCTTCAGTATCAACTACTGGTAGTCTCCTAAACCCTCTCTTAACCATTAATTTTGCTCCCTCTACAACAGGCATATCCTCATAAATAGTTGTGACCCTTTTTGTCATAAACTTACTAACCGGATAAACATGATCTAGATCCTGAAAAATTAGCATCATCTCCCTTTCCGTCACTATCCCTTTCACCTTTTTCTCCACATCAATCACAGGTAAGGAGCCTAGATTTCTGGCAACCATTATGGTTAATGCGTCTACCACATCATCGTCCTCATAAACATAAGCAGGCTTTGGTGACATCACTTTACTGATTTCCTTATTCAATAATTCATATAATTGAGCCTGGTTACAAGTTTTCTCACATGCGTCGACAATACATGAAATTAAATCACGAGTGGAAACTATACCCTCAAGACTCTTATCGACAATTATTACTCTTCCTATCCCCCTTGTATTAATTCGTTTAAATGCATCATATAGTTTATCATGTAAGCCTAACACTGGAGGATCTTGTAACATTATTGTTTTTATTTGCATTATAATAAATTATGATTCACCTTTTATAAAGATATGAGTTTATTCATGGCTCTGTATACCTCGGCTACACTCCAAGCTTGAGCAATAGCTCCACCGTTGGAATAAGGTGGAACATCCTCAAATAATTCAGGGATAAAACCATTGTGTAGCTTCGCATATTCCAACAAAGGTTTGAAAGTATCCAATAGAAGCTTAGATCTCACTATGTCAGTCTCGTACCTCAGCTTAGCATCGACATAAGCTCCTATTAACCATGGCCACACTAGACCATTATGATAAGCTTCATCCCTTTTTGCTCTTTCCCCTCTATAAACTGGTTTATATTTAGGGTCTTTAGATGATAGTGTACTTAGCCCGTATGATCTTAAAAGCTCCTTTTCTATTGTTAGTATTACACTCTTCCCCTTTTCAACAGGCAATATGTTAAAAGGAAGTGATATGGCGAAAATCTGGTTAGGTCTTATTGTGTTATCTGGTGTAAATGAGGGAGTTAGGTAATCATAAAGACCCCAATTTGTGACAAACCTCTCCATGAAGGACCTTTTGACCTTTTCTGCAACTTCTCTATACAGTGAGCTTGAGTCCCCCAAGATCTTAGAGAAATAATCAAGTATCATCAATGCATTGTACCACAAGGCATTGACCTCAACAGCTGCTCCCTCTCTGGGGGTTACAATTCTACCATTATAGCTGGCATCCATCCACGTTCTTGGCGCACCCCTGTGAAATAGAATTTCCCCCATTGTATATACAATTCCGTTCCCCTTCATATAGGACTCAACGATATCCTGAAGTATTGGGTAAATCTTTCCTATAAACTGAGTATCACGGGAATAAGTGTAGAGTTTATATATCGAATTGATCGCCCATAAGCTTACGTCAACCCCGAGGTAAATCGGTTCCCCGGATGGGGTAATATGATTAGGTAAGAGACCCCTATTATTGTATTGTAAGTATCTGTTAATTATTTCCTTTGCTTGATCATACAGTCCCTGTAATAGTAGTATTCCCTCAAGAGATATGAATGTATCTCTACCCCATTCATCGAACCAATGGTATCCTGCCACTATGGAATAGCCCTGATGACCTTTCACAAGAAAGTTTAATGATGACTCCCCGAGCAATTTAATAATGTCTGAAGGAGTCTCTTTGATCTCAGACTTATCAAAAGAATTATGGTATGCATGGATTGTCAGTTCATTCTTTTCACTTGTTAAGAAAAATGGATTGTATAGGTTCTCCTTGCTATTATTCCCTAATTCATAGTCTATTACGTAAAAGAAGTCATAGTATGAGTAACCAGTGTTAGTAAGTTTAAACTTATTTTCCACGACGAAATTTAGAGCTAACGACCCATCGTATCTGTAAAGGCTGACTAAGTTATCCTTCACTTTTTGCGTGAATATAAGGTTATCAGGCTGAGAGACTAGGTGATGACTCCTAAATGTCATCAGCGGATAGACCTTTATTGAACCCTCTGTAGCCTTATATTTTATTGTCACACCATTAGTACCTTGGTTTGCAATCAGTAGCTTTTCAACAATAATTCCGTTAACATCGTAAATCCACTTTACGTAATTCCTCCCCCAGTGGAAGTGCTTAAGATATTTATAACCATCAGGATAATAGGCGTTGGAATAATGATTTGTCGAGAGCGGGAAGTCCTCCTTATTTAAAACTAGAAAGTCCTCAAATTTTGAGAGAATTAAGTATCTCTTATGCGGAGGATTGAGAGGGACTACGAGATAACCATGGTAAGTTCTTGAGTTAATACCACAGATCGTTGAGGAAGAATATCCACCAGTGCCAAAAGTCAGCAACCACTCTTTTCTCTCGCATTCTTCGGGTGTATGCATTCATATCGAGATTAGAATGAGTAGTAATTAAAACTATTTACTTAGATTTCTGTGATTCTATACACATTGTATAAAAACATACTTATCCAGTGAAATGTTAAACTGTTGAGATTATAATGATTTTTTACGGGATGAGGCTTAAGACCATTACATGGACTCTTAGTTAGTCTTATCAAATTGCTTCTTTCATCTGGTGAGATGCAATGACCAATTCAGAATGAGACCATACCAATGGTAAAACTGACGTGCTTTGAAGATTATCAGGATCAACTTGTTCAGGAAGTAGACCAGTAGGAACAGCTCTATCTAAAACCCAACTTATGTATTCATTGGCTTTCTGAACATTACCCACTCTTAAATAATACTCTGCTACCCAAAGAGTAGTTATTAACCATGGATTCGGTCTACTCTTACTTCTCCTATATGTATCGCCTTCATATCTTATAATACCACCATTGACCTTTAACGCAGACTCGATTGCATTGATAGTAGATACCATTATTGGGTCTTTAGGATCAATTACTCCGAAGAAAAATGGAGAATACATACTGGCATCAATTGTAGTATCAATATTTCCGTTCTCATCCAATCGTCTAATAAATCTCCCATTATAGGTCATCTTCCTCAACATCATACTTTTCATATACTCTGCTACAGAAACCATGTCACTCGCCATTACCTCATCTCCCATGTCATAAACTAGTTTAGACGCCTCAGTTAACGCACCATACACAGTTGACACTGTATATATATGAATGCCGTAACGCTCCTCCCAGAGGTCAAAACTGGGTTTAGGTAGACCGTCTTCTATGAATTTCATCAGAAACTTTATGGCTGGCTTGATGAAACTTCTGTATATTTCTACTAGCTCATCAATGTCTTTATAAATCCTGTAATGATTTGCTATAGCCCACACCTCTAGTGCAGTCTCATCTTCCTGAATTGGAAGTATCCTTTTTCCTTTGTAAATCCAAGGATGCCAAGAGCTAGCCAGTGTTGAATCAGGATTATATTTGTGGTAAAGATAACCCTCTTCACTGATAAGCTTAGATATGAATTTATAGTGTTTTAAAGCAAGTTCTCCATAACCTGCAATATCTAAAGCGTAGGCTGAAATAGCCGAGTCCCTTGGCCAACAGTAGGTGTAAGCATCACCATAAATTCCCATGAAGGAATAGTCTGAGGACGCGATTATAGATCCATTTTCATTCATGTGGTCTCTTATAGTGAGCAGGCTAATTTTATATAGATCGTTCATCTTTTGTAAGCTAAATTTTCTTTCTGACTTGAACAACCAGTTGGACCAAAATGAATGGTTGGTAACAAATGAGGATTCTATCTCAGTGGAATTTGCCCTTCTTAATAAGGTTTTTATCTCTGATAGACTTCTACCAAAGGCTAAGGCTAAGTATGCCTTCTCGCTATTGGAAGGGTTGATTTCAAGCTCCAATGCGAGAGCCGACTGTACATCCCCATTCTCTATTGGTCGATTACTAAGATAACCACGTCTTATCTCGTCCGCGATCTCCTCCTTGCCTACTGAGTATTCTTGCATATCTTTCAGAATACTAAATAGTTTAATGCCGATATATCGTCTAGACTTGTAATGAACAATCGAATTCGTCTCAGGTTCTATGAACGCTGTATCACCAAAGGGAGTTGAGTAAAGATCTAGATCGAAATTGAATATTAACTTAATTTTTAGTGGTGAGTTAGATGTGTTATAAACCTTTAATATCCTATAGTACAGTGGTGCATAAATATCTGAAAAATCATATGCTAATAATCTTATATCTGAATTTATAGATGCATCTATTTCTGCAATGTTAGTATTGTGGAAGTAATTCAGTGATACTCGCCACTCCTCATCAGGTATTAATTTTCCCTGCGTGAAAATATATTGTCTAACTGGTTTCCCATTAGTGTGGTTTTCCATCCCAGCGTGTGGGTAGTAAATATCTATTATTCTCCCTAACTGATCCAAATTAATCAATGTTCTTTCGTTACCAATACTGACGTATCTCATGTGAGTATCGTATCATATAGCTTACTATCCGCATTAATAACCTTATGTGGATAAATCTTTGAGTTCACTATTTCTGTTCCTTCATCCACCACTGTACCATCAGCTATTACACTATTTACTACCACAGTTGGTTTTTTGGGAGAAGATCTAATCTCTACATGTCTACCCACTATTGATCTTTCAACAATTGCGTTGTCCCCGATATATACTCTGTCCATAACAGCACTCTTTACTACCTTAACCCTTCTACCGATTATTGTGAAATTATCTATTGACGATTCCTCTATATAAGTATCCTTACCTATCTGACAGTGCCTACCAATTAAGATATTTCCCTCAAGTTTCAATTCCCCGTTTCTATACATCCTTTTAATTTTGGCTCTCCTTTTTCTCGAGTCGTAACTAGTACCTTGTACAAATATTCTCCTATTGCTTACAATTTTTACCCCATGGACATCCCTATCATCCAATTCCCTAAGTAAAGTATAAACTGCATCCAGGTATCTACCAGGTGTTCCAACGTCAAACCATAAACCGTCCATCTTATACGCGTATACAGGATAACCTTTCCTTATTAAATAGGGTATGATATCCTTGCCAAAGTCCATTTTACCCATTTCGTACATCTCTTTGACCTCCTCGCTCTCAAATATTTTCCTGATTTCTGGGCTCAATACATATATTCCTGTGTTAACCAGATTTGATGGAGCCTCCTCTCTCCTTGGCTTCTCAACGAATCTCCTTATCTTGTTGTCACTTTCCAATTCCGCAACACCAAACTCCTCAACATTTTCCATAGGTTTGATCACTATTGTCATCATTGCTCTCTTTTCTTCATGATATTCTAATAATTTCTTAACGTCCAATTTGAAGAGATTATCGCCCTGTACAACAAGCACAGGATCATTGATATTATAGTATTCCATGTTTATCCTTACAGAGTCAGCATTCCCTATACTATCTACTCTTGGTTGGTATTTGAAGTGTACTCTAGGCTTTATGTGATACCTTGCTGAGAAACCTATGCCTTCTTGATAGATGTCAAATAAAGATCTATAGTTTACGTATCCTCTCACTCCAAATATTATTTCTTTAATACCCTGTCTGGCTAACTCAATCAAGGTATACTCAATCAGTGGTCTATTCAGAAGCCTCACTGTAGCTTTCGATGTTTCAATAGTTAATGGTCTTAGCCTAGTGGCCTCACCGCCAATTGGTATAATCACTTTTATATCTTCTATTCTAGTCATCAGTAATAGTTTTTACTTATGAGACTATAAATATTCTCATATGAGAAATGTCATCTTAGGGTTCGAAGTTCACCAGCCTTTTAGAATAAAAGGAAGCTACTTTTGGAACCCCCAATTTAGAGATAATCCGATAGAAAAATATTTTGATAACCAGTTAAATAGGGATGTATTTCTTAGAGCTAAACAAAAATGCTATATACCTGCAACTAAGATAATTCTAGATGAAATTGAGAGGGGGGAAAATGAAGGATATGACGTCAAGGTATTCTATTCAATATCAGGAACCTTCATGGAGCAGGCAGAAAAGTGGGGAAGAGAAGTAATAGACTTACTTCAACAGCTATCGTATACAAGAAAGGTGGAGTTTTTATCTCAAACTTATTACCACTCGATAACAGGTTTGTGGGATGACTTAGATGAATGGAAAGAACAAGTTAAACAGCACTCAGAATTAATAAAGGAATACTTTGATCAGACACCGACAACTTTTGAGAACACTGAACTACTAGTTACTCCCAGAATATTAAAGGAAGTTGAGAACTTAGGTTTCAAATCAATTATAATGGAAGGAAAAGAGAGCGTACTGAACGGTAGATCACCAAATTATGTCTACAGAATAAAGAACAGTAAATTAGTAGGCTTACTGAGAAACTATAGGCTAAGTGATGATATTGCCTTCAGGTTTTCGAACAGGAATTGGGACCAATACCCATTGACTGCACAAAAACTCTCTGATTGGGTACTGTGGTCAGAGGGTGATGTTGGATTAATCTTCGTTGATTATGAAACATTTGGGGAGCATCATTGGCCTGAGAGCGGAATCCTAGACTTCTTGAGATGGTTACCAAGAGAACTTTCTAGAAGAGAAATAAAGATGAAACTACCTAAAGAGGTATATGATAGGGCTGTTCAAGAGATAGAAATAACTCAAACATCGTCTTGGGCTGATATAAACAAGGATGAGTCAAGTTGGTTAGGAAATATAATGCAATGGGCTTATGATGAAATGGTCAGAAGAACCGAAATGTTGGCAAAAGAGTTGGGTAAAGAGTACCTTAAAGCCTGGAAGTATTTCACAACTAGTGATCATTATTATTACCTGTTTTTAGGTAGTAGTAGTCCAGCAGAGGTTCACTCATATTTTAGCTCCTTTAACTCACCAATTGATGCGTTCATAAACGAGATTTACGCTATCTCGATGTTTCAAGAGGAAATGAGAAAGAAGTTAAAGATAGAAAATGAACCGTTTATATTTTACAAGGGTTTGAAGAGAGGTAAGGAAGTTTGGACGATAGACCAGTATAAAGAGCTGATAAAACAAAAGCCAGAATATAAAGACTTCGAAAAGTATATTCAAGAGTGGATTAAGCAATGAAGAGATATGAAAGCCTATGGTTTGAGGACGAACTAAAGCACGTCTGGATGATCAGTGCCGAGCTAGAGAAAGTAGCTAGTCTAGGGGGATTGGGACCAGTAGTATATAATCTTGGTAAAGAATTAGTTAAGCAGGGTATAAAAGTAACTGTAATCATGCCAAGCCATGGTCGTCATCTTAATGACTATTATAGGTCACTCCTTAAATTGAACGAAATATCTTTAGTCGCAGAAGGAGATAGAATAGGTATTGATGGTAAATCTTATCACTACAAGCTAGGGTTTGAACATGGAAATTTGGATGGAATGAACGTGGTTTTAATTAAAGGACTGGATTACAACACGGGAAGGATAATTGATTCATGGAACATTTACGATAACGCCATGGAGAAATCTTCACTTCTGGCTAGGGCTGTCGAGAAGTATGCAAAGTTCTCAATACCTAATGACATACCGTCCATAATACACGTACATGATTGGCACTCTGTAATTGCAGGTGTGACTGCTAAATTTACATTTGAGGCTAGGAGAGTAATAGTTCCTCTAGTATTTACAGTTCACCTGTTAAACAAGGTCAGTGCACCTTGGCATTACGCGTCAGAAGATTGGAGTGGACTGATGAATTATCCACATTACATTTGGAGAATAATAAAACATGACTTGTACACAACTAGAGAAGTGTGGGATTTCTTCTCTTCTGGTTCCATAGAAAAGTTTGGTTCTTATGAGGCTGATCTAATAACATCAGTTAGTAAAAGCTACCTAACATATGATATATTTAACTTCATAGGAAACTGGATAGAGAACAAGAGTTGTATCCATTATAACGGTACTGATTGGGAAGTAGAGGAGACTAAAAAGTACGCTTACAGCAAGTTTGGGACTGAGGATAGGGCTGAAATAAGAAAAAGGTTATTTGACGAACTAGAAGTCCTAAGAGTAACCCCTGAGGATTACACTACAGGTAACATACTTTGGAATAACAGATTCAATATAGGTATAAAGGATGACTGGACATATAGTAGACTAGAAAACGGTCCTCTAATTCTATTTGCAGGAAGAATGGTTTATCAGAAGGGAATAGACTCATTACTCATAGCATTTGATGAAGTACTTAAGACCATTAACAATGCCCGTCTAATAATATTAGGATTACCCTCCTCAGACTATGGATTACTACAAAATGTGGTATCTAATATATCTAGACACGGTGGTAACATTAGGATAATCCTAGGCAAAATGAGTAAGGAACTGTACAGGCTCTTCTACTATAGTGCCTCAGTGTTTGTGATACCCTCAAGATGGGAACCATTTGGGCTAGTTGCAGTAGAGTCAATGGCTGTAGGAACCCCGGTAGTTGCATACTCGGTAGGCGGGCTGAGAGAGAGTATAGTAGACATCAGGGTTGACCAAGAGCAGGGAACAGGACTACTGGTAGAACCGGAAAATGTCTGGGAACTATCAAAAGCGTTAATTTCTGCTTTATCATTGTCTATGGCTTCAGAAACAAACAATGGAGATTTTCTAAAATATACTGAAGTTAAGACGAATGATGTGAAGTTATGGGACAAAATAAGGCAAAATTGTGTAAGGAGAGTTAATGAGAATTTCAGATGGTCAGCAAGTGCTAAGCAGTTACAGGAGTGCTATTCTAAGGCTCAGACCATGGCGAAATATAGACTGTTAGCATCATTTTAACGCTATTTTAAATACTTATTATACAAGTTATAAACAATGCAGAAAGAAGTTCCACCAGGACAAAAGTATGTGAAACGATTCATTTATTATGCAGCTTTGGGTGTACCCCAAGTAAACTTAAACGAGTATAGGCTCAAAATTTTTGGAGAGGTTGAGAATAAAATAGAGATTACTTATGAAGAAATGCTGAAGATGATCGACGTAAAGTATACCAAAGACTTTCATTGCGTTACAGGCTGGAGTGTAGAAAACGTTGAATGGGAGGGAATAAAGATGAAGACAATAGCCGAGAAGGCAAAAGTGAAGCCAGGAGCGAAGTGGGTTATCTTCTACTCATTGGATGGTTACACAACCGTAGTGCCATTAGAAGATGCCTTGCATGAAGATTCCATAATAGCCCTTAAGATGAATGGTAGACCCCTAGATATTAAGTCAGGATTTCCCGCTAGACCGTTTATCCCTCACCTATATGGCTGGAAAAGTGCCAAATGGTTAACGGCAATACAGTTCTCGAGAGAATATATTGACGGATTCTGGGAGGAAAGAGGTTATCATGAAAGAGGAAATGTTTGGGATGAAGAAAGGTTTAAGGGACAAGGAGTAAGTCATGAGGGAAAGAAAAGAAATCCTATATTTTAACTTTTTATCCCATAGGATATTGAGGCATTTGTTGTTCTCCTGCGCCTTTCTGTTGTGTTGGTGAAGCTGCAATATAGTCATCTATCTTTAGTAGTGCTGTGACAGCTTCTGTAGCACTCTTTAGTACACTCTCCTTAACTATCAATGGATCAATGATGTTCTCCTTGGTCACGTCTTCTTCAACCTTACCCTTAAGTACATTAATTCCAGCAAATTTCATTCCACTCGCATGTAGATTCCTTAACTTCACAACAGTATCTATCTCGTCCATACCTGCAGTTCCTGCTAAGGTTGTTGTAATCTCCTCTAGAGCATTTGCGAAAGCCTCTATCGCCAATTGTTCTTTTCCACCAACCTTCTTTGATTCTTCTCTGATCTTCATTGCTAACTCAACTTCATAAGATCCGCCACCACCAACTATGTATGGGCTCTCTATAACGTTCTTAATTGCGTTCAATGAATCTTGAAAACTCCTCTCTAGCTCATCCATTATTATTTCACTTGAACCCCTAATCAGAACTGTTACAGCTTTAGTGTCTTTGGAATCTTCTATGAGAATAACCTTTGAGTTACCAATTTTTCTTTCCTCCACCAATTCTGCTTGACCAAGGTCTTCTGAAGAAACGTCTTTTAGTGAGGATATTATTTTAGCACCTGTAGCCTTAGCAACTTTTTCCACATCGCTCCTACTGACATTCTTTATTCCCATTATTCCTTTCTTAGCCAAGAAGTGTAACGCTATGTCATCCATTCCTTTTTGAGTTATAACAACCTTCGCACCAATTTTTTCAAGGGTATCAATCATGGATCTTATGTACTTTGCCTGTTCCTCTAATGCTAACTTGATCTGAGAAGGATCATTAAAGCTCATCTTAGCAGAAATCTCAGGTTTCTCCACTTCCAGGGGGAAGTCTAATATTGCTATTTTAGCTTTCTCAACTCTTCTTGGCATATTCTCATGTGCAACTTCCTTGTCCAAAATATATCCTCTGACTAAAGTTGTCTCGTCTACGCTTTCTCCCTTCTTCTTTATGAATTTAATATTAGATAAATCCACCTTGTAAGCATTGTCTACTTTTTCTACAACGGATAATATTGCATCTATAGAGACATCTATTATTCTGTTTAAGGTTTCTGAATTTGCAAAGAATTTACTTGACAATGCGGTAAAGGCAACATTCTTGAGCGATTTCCTGTCCTGTGGGTTTACACTCAAACCTACTGATTTACCAGTTTCTAAAGCGATTTGAAGCGCTTTCTTATATCCTTCAATAATA is from Sulfolobus acidocaldarius DSM 639 and encodes:
- a CDS encoding CBS domain-containing protein, producing MQIKTIMLQDPPVLGLHDKLYDAFKRINTRGIGRVIIVDKSLEGIVSTRDLISCIVDACEKTCNQAQLYELLNKEISKVMSPKPAYVYEDDDVVDALTIMVARNLGSLPVIDVEKKVKGIVTEREMMLIFQDLDHVYPVSKFMTKRVTTIYEDMPVVEGAKLMVKRGFRRLPVVDTEGKLVGVITAADILKNFLKHLSKNSLDTFYYEKIKDIKTPNVHTIDPNKSINEAAAKMLLERIGSLIVVDNDNVPTAIVTERDLIIALHYQLHLAR
- a CDS encoding glycogen/starch synthase, with protein sequence MKRYESLWFEDELKHVWMISAELEKVASLGGLGPVVYNLGKELVKQGIKVTVIMPSHGRHLNDYYRSLLKLNEISLVAEGDRIGIDGKSYHYKLGFEHGNLDGMNVVLIKGLDYNTGRIIDSWNIYDNAMEKSSLLARAVEKYAKFSIPNDIPSIIHVHDWHSVIAGVTAKFTFEARRVIVPLVFTVHLLNKVSAPWHYASEDWSGLMNYPHYIWRIIKHDLYTTREVWDFFSSGSIEKFGSYEADLITSVSKSYLTYDIFNFIGNWIENKSCIHYNGTDWEVEETKKYAYSKFGTEDRAEIRKRLFDELEVLRVTPEDYTTGNILWNNRFNIGIKDDWTYSRLENGPLILFAGRMVYQKGIDSLLIAFDEVLKTINNARLIILGLPSSDYGLLQNVVSNISRHGGNIRIILGKMSKELYRLFYYSASVFVIPSRWEPFGLVAVESMAVGTPVVAYSVGGLRESIVDIRVDQEQGTGLLVEPENVWELSKALISALSLSMASETNNGDFLKYTEVKTNDVKLWDKIRQNCVRRVNENFRWSASAKQLQECYSKAQTMAKYRLLASF
- a CDS encoding glycoside hydrolase family 57 protein gives rise to the protein MRNVILGFEVHQPFRIKGSYFWNPQFRDNPIEKYFDNQLNRDVFLRAKQKCYIPATKIILDEIERGENEGYDVKVFYSISGTFMEQAEKWGREVIDLLQQLSYTRKVEFLSQTYYHSITGLWDDLDEWKEQVKQHSELIKEYFDQTPTTFENTELLVTPRILKEVENLGFKSIIMEGKESVLNGRSPNYVYRIKNSKLVGLLRNYRLSDDIAFRFSNRNWDQYPLTAQKLSDWVLWSEGDVGLIFVDYETFGEHHWPESGILDFLRWLPRELSRREIKMKLPKEVYDRAVQEIEITQTSSWADINKDESSWLGNIMQWAYDEMVRRTEMLAKELGKEYLKAWKYFTTSDHYYYLFLGSSSPAEVHSYFSSFNSPIDAFINEIYAISMFQEEMRKKLKIENEPFIFYKGLKRGKEVWTIDQYKELIKQKPEYKDFEKYIQEWIKQ
- the thsA gene encoding thermosome subunit alpha; this encodes MYSLYKEGTKEQSGVTVIKNNILAVRTLAEMLKSSLGPKGMDKMLISGTSDVTITNDGVTIVKEMDIQHPAAKLVVEAAKAQDAQVGDGTTSAVVLSGFLADEADKLIDQKIHPIVIIEGYKKALQIALETGKSVGLSVNPQDRKSLKNVAFTALSSKFFANSETLNRIIDVSIDAILSVVEKVDNAYKVDLSNIKFIKKKGESVDETTLVRGYILDKEVAHENMPRRVEKAKIAILDFPLEVEKPEISAKMSFNDPSQIKLALEEQAKYIRSMIDTLEKIGAKVVITQKGMDDIALHFLAKKGIMGIKNVSRSDVEKVAKATGAKIISSLKDVSSEDLGQAELVEERKIGNSKVILIEDSKDTKAVTVLIRGSSEIIMDELERSFQDSLNAIKNVIESPYIVGGGGSYEVELAMKIREESKKVGGKEQLAIEAFANALEEITTTLAGTAGMDEIDTVVKLRNLHASGMKFAGINVLKGKVEEDVTKENIIDPLIVKESVLKSATEAVTALLKIDDYIAASPTQQKGAGEQQMPQYPMG
- a CDS encoding sulfite oxidase-like oxidoreductase — protein: MQKEVPPGQKYVKRFIYYAALGVPQVNLNEYRLKIFGEVENKIEITYEEMLKMIDVKYTKDFHCVTGWSVENVEWEGIKMKTIAEKAKVKPGAKWVIFYSLDGYTTVVPLEDALHEDSIIALKMNGRPLDIKSGFPARPFIPHLYGWKSAKWLTAIQFSREYIDGFWEERGYHERGNVWDEERFKGQGVSHEGKKRNPIF
- a CDS encoding RidA family protein, which codes for MDVIYTEKAPKPIGPYSQAIKVGNFLFVSGQIPIDPKTGELVKGGIKEQTKAVMENLKAIIESAGFTLQDVVMSNVYLKDLNMFNDFNEVYSTYFPNRPPARVTVQVAKLPRDSLIEISVICSKG
- a CDS encoding amylo-alpha-1,6-glucosidase — translated: MHTPEECERKEWLLTFGTGGYSSSTICGINSRTYHGYLVVPLNPPHKRYLILSKFEDFLVLNKEDFPLSTNHYSNAYYPDGYKYLKHFHWGRNYVKWIYDVNGIIVEKLLIANQGTNGVTIKYKATEGSIKVYPLMTFRSHHLVSQPDNLIFTQKVKDNLVSLYRYDGSLALNFVVENKFKLTNTGYSYYDFFYVIDYELGNNSKENLYNPFFLTSEKNELTIHAYHNSFDKSEIKETPSDIIKLLGESSLNFLVKGHQGYSIVAGYHWFDEWGRDTFISLEGILLLQGLYDQAKEIINRYLQYNNRGLLPNHITPSGEPIYLGVDVSLWAINSIYKLYTYSRDTQFIGKIYPILQDIVESYMKGNGIVYTMGEILFHRGAPRTWMDASYNGRIVTPREGAAVEVNALWYNALMILDYFSKILGDSSSLYREVAEKVKRSFMERFVTNWGLYDYLTPSFTPDNTIRPNQIFAISLPFNILPVEKGKSVILTIEKELLRSYGLSTLSSKDPKYKPVYRGERAKRDEAYHNGLVWPWLIGAYVDAKLRYETDIVRSKLLLDTFKPLLEYAKLHNGFIPELFEDVPPYSNGGAIAQAWSVAEVYRAMNKLISL
- a CDS encoding sugar phosphate nucleotidyltransferase; the encoded protein is MTRIEDIKVIIPIGGEATRLRPLTIETSKATVRLLNRPLIEYTLIELARQGIKEIIFGVRGYVNYRSLFDIYQEGIGFSARYHIKPRVHFKYQPRVDSIGNADSVRINMEYYNINDPVLVVQGDNLFKLDVKKLLEYHEEKRAMMTIVIKPMENVEEFGVAELESDNKIRRFVEKPRREEAPSNLVNTGIYVLSPEIRKIFESEEVKEMYEMGKMDFGKDIIPYLIRKGYPVYAYKMDGLWFDVGTPGRYLDAVYTLLRELDDRDVHGVKIVSNRRIFVQGTSYDSRKRRAKIKRMYRNGELKLEGNILIGRHCQIGKDTYIEESSIDNFTIIGRRVKVVKSAVMDRVYIGDNAIVERSIVGRHVEIRSSPKKPTVVVNSVIADGTVVDEGTEIVNSKIYPHKVINADSKLYDTILT
- a CDS encoding glycoside hydrolase family 15 protein, which translates into the protein MRYVSIGNERTLINLDQLGRIIDIYYPHAGMENHTNGKPVRQYIFTQGKLIPDEEWRVSLNYFHNTNIAEIDASINSDIRLLAYDFSDIYAPLYYRILKVYNTSNSPLKIKLIFNFDLDLYSTPFGDTAFIEPETNSIVHYKSRRYIGIKLFSILKDMQEYSVGKEEIADEIRRGYLSNRPIENGDVQSALALELEINPSNSEKAYLALAFGRSLSEIKTLLRRANSTEIESSFVTNHSFWSNWLFKSERKFSLQKMNDLYKISLLTIRDHMNENGSIIASSDYSFMGIYGDAYTYCWPRDSAISAYALDIAGYGELALKHYKFISKLISEEGYLYHKYNPDSTLASSWHPWIYKGKRILPIQEDETALEVWAIANHYRIYKDIDELVEIYRSFIKPAIKFLMKFIEDGLPKPSFDLWEERYGIHIYTVSTVYGALTEASKLVYDMGDEVMASDMVSVAEYMKSMMLRKMTYNGRFIRRLDENGNIDTTIDASMYSPFFFGVIDPKDPIMVSTINAIESALKVNGGIIRYEGDTYRRSKSRPNPWLITTLWVAEYYLRVGNVQKANEYISWVLDRAVPTGLLPEQVDPDNLQSTSVLPLVWSHSELVIASHQMKEAI